Proteins encoded within one genomic window of Phototrophicus methaneseepsis:
- a CDS encoding phospholipase D-like domain-containing protein, producing the protein MTNRRNTPSQKSPNPIQGCLASVAAALVFGVGVLIFALTGVDLFGVIDGDIEVVPTIPTVVVTQPPVVTPGPQTVSMIPVGQGFGYGKGFWQVYFTAPTGERNRALWTDGIDVPVAQAIDSAQATLDIAAFELNNEVITAAILRAHERGVQVRIVTDDENGIEDDDSTLLELEIEDIPIVNDERTALMHNKFIIVDGISVWMGSLNYTMNGVYRNNNNLLQIRSRRLVEAYQQEFNEMFVQHAFGPTSPTGNGGSFTVEGVPMQVYFASEDDVMPFVVNAVNQAQSSIVFMAFSFTRDDLGQAMLARAANGVHVEGVFETTGSGTQYSEMTMLACAGLSVMRDGNNGVMHHKVIILDGTTVITGSFNFSDSAAESNDENLLIIQDKDLATLYTAEYDRVRSLATTPEVTCDA; encoded by the coding sequence ATGACGAACCGCCGCAACACCCCTTCTCAGAAGAGTCCTAACCCAATCCAGGGCTGCCTGGCGAGCGTCGCCGCAGCTCTCGTCTTTGGCGTTGGCGTCTTGATCTTCGCACTTACGGGCGTTGATTTGTTTGGCGTCATTGATGGTGACATTGAAGTCGTCCCGACGATTCCGACAGTCGTCGTGACCCAACCCCCTGTGGTGACCCCTGGGCCGCAAACAGTCTCTATGATCCCGGTGGGGCAGGGCTTTGGCTATGGCAAAGGCTTTTGGCAGGTCTACTTTACTGCCCCGACAGGTGAGCGTAATCGTGCGCTGTGGACTGATGGCATTGATGTGCCCGTTGCCCAGGCTATTGATAGCGCCCAGGCCACATTGGATATTGCCGCCTTTGAACTGAATAACGAGGTTATTACGGCGGCCATCCTGAGGGCACATGAGCGCGGCGTACAGGTCCGCATTGTGACGGATGACGAAAACGGCATCGAAGACGACGACAGCACGTTATTAGAGCTGGAAATTGAAGATATCCCTATCGTCAATGACGAGCGTACTGCCCTCATGCACAATAAGTTCATCATTGTGGATGGCATCAGCGTATGGATGGGATCGCTCAACTACACCATGAACGGCGTGTATCGCAATAACAACAACCTGCTGCAAATCCGTTCCCGGCGGCTTGTAGAAGCTTATCAGCAGGAATTTAACGAGATGTTCGTCCAGCATGCTTTTGGCCCGACTTCACCAACGGGTAATGGTGGCAGCTTCACTGTTGAGGGCGTGCCGATGCAAGTGTATTTCGCCAGTGAAGATGACGTGATGCCCTTTGTGGTGAACGCCGTGAACCAGGCCCAGAGCAGCATTGTCTTTATGGCGTTCTCCTTCACACGGGATGACCTGGGACAGGCGATGCTGGCCCGTGCTGCCAACGGTGTGCATGTGGAAGGCGTCTTTGAGACGACAGGCAGCGGCACACAATACAGCGAGATGACGATGCTGGCCTGCGCCGGGCTTTCTGTGATGCGCGATGGCAACAATGGGGTTATGCACCATAAAGTCATCATCCTTGATGGCACTACCGTGATCACCGGATCTTTCAACTTCAGTGATAGCGCGGCAGAGAGCAATGATGAGAACCTGCTTATTATTCAGGACAAAGACCTAGCAACACTTTATACTGCTGAGTATGATCGCGTCCGTTCGTTGGCAACGACGCCGGAAGTGACCTGTGACGCGTAA
- a CDS encoding bifunctional homocysteine S-methyltransferase/methylenetetrahydrofolate reductase, with the protein MSQQIATKLAFIDRLQQPKPLLVDGAMGTMLQQRGNLKISACFDELNLTQPELVQGVHMDYLAAGADIIETNTFSANRVKLAEHSLADRVGDINQAAVAIARRALQAAGRENDAYIAGSIGPLGAGIAPYGSLTEPEARKAFNEQLQALVDAGVDLLLFETFANDDELLLAVEEAQTIAPEMPIVAHATFTPDSRTYLGRTPARVANALYKAGATVIGVNCGGGPAHISEMLQAMHNAVPKARLSAMPNAGYPQAMGGRVMYPAQAEYFGDAALTLRAQGAVIVGGCCGTTPAHISAMRTALDDASRVALVGHVDVHDDEESSTEQLRPTEFAERLQDGRFTVTVEIAPPRSYTAEKLLTNARLLRDAGADMLNVADTPAARMRMSAWAVAHLLQQKLGIETVLHFPTRGRNALRVQGDLLAAHALGLRNLFITMGDPARIGDYPDATDSYDIAPSRLIGVVKQEMNEGRDMGGSSIGRPTQFTVGCALNMAADDLDREMRVLEKKLSSGADYALGQAVFDPPRIDRFLEAYEKTFKEAFKLPVLMGVMPLYSLKHAHFLNNEVPGIEIPEAIFKRLEDAGDGAAEEGVAIAVELMEQMRDRVQGAYIIPAYGRYKLAAEVVAAVSG; encoded by the coding sequence ATGAGCCAACAAATCGCAACCAAACTGGCCTTTATCGACCGTCTCCAACAACCGAAGCCCCTCCTCGTTGATGGTGCGATGGGCACCATGCTGCAACAGCGTGGCAACCTCAAAATATCCGCCTGTTTCGATGAACTAAACCTGACCCAGCCGGAGCTGGTGCAGGGCGTGCATATGGATTATCTTGCGGCTGGGGCCGATATTATCGAGACGAATACATTTAGCGCCAATCGCGTTAAGCTGGCTGAACACAGCCTGGCGGACCGTGTGGGCGATATTAACCAGGCAGCCGTCGCCATTGCCAGACGCGCGTTACAAGCCGCAGGCCGCGAAAATGACGCCTATATTGCCGGATCAATCGGCCCATTGGGTGCCGGGATCGCGCCGTATGGCTCGCTGACAGAACCAGAAGCCCGTAAAGCATTCAATGAGCAGCTTCAAGCGCTTGTGGATGCCGGGGTCGATTTACTGCTCTTCGAGACATTCGCCAACGATGACGAACTGTTATTGGCCGTCGAAGAAGCCCAGACAATCGCACCAGAAATGCCCATCGTGGCCCATGCGACCTTCACACCGGACAGCCGCACCTATCTAGGGCGGACGCCAGCCCGCGTTGCCAACGCGCTCTATAAAGCCGGGGCTACCGTGATCGGCGTCAACTGCGGCGGTGGGCCAGCCCACATCAGCGAGATGTTACAGGCCATGCATAACGCCGTACCCAAAGCCCGCCTGAGCGCTATGCCCAATGCAGGCTACCCACAGGCGATGGGTGGGCGCGTGATGTACCCGGCGCAAGCAGAATACTTTGGCGATGCGGCCCTGACGCTGCGTGCTCAGGGCGCTGTCATCGTCGGGGGCTGCTGCGGCACCACCCCGGCCCATATCTCAGCCATGCGCACAGCCCTGGATGATGCCAGCCGCGTCGCGCTGGTCGGCCATGTGGATGTACACGATGATGAAGAAAGCAGCACAGAACAACTCCGCCCGACAGAATTTGCGGAGCGTCTGCAGGATGGCCGCTTCACAGTCACCGTCGAAATTGCACCGCCGCGCAGTTATACCGCGGAGAAGTTGCTCACAAATGCCCGTCTCTTGCGCGATGCTGGGGCGGATATGCTCAATGTGGCGGATACGCCAGCGGCCCGTATGCGCATGAGCGCCTGGGCTGTCGCTCATCTGTTGCAGCAAAAGCTCGGTATAGAGACGGTGCTGCACTTCCCAACCCGTGGGCGCAACGCCTTACGCGTACAGGGGGACCTGTTAGCGGCGCATGCGCTGGGCTTACGCAATTTGTTCATTACAATGGGCGATCCGGCCCGTATCGGTGATTACCCGGACGCCACCGACAGCTATGACATCGCCCCATCGCGCTTGATTGGGGTCGTCAAGCAGGAGATGAATGAAGGCCGTGATATGGGCGGCAGCAGCATCGGCAGGCCGACCCAGTTCACAGTGGGCTGCGCGCTCAATATGGCCGCCGATGACCTCGACCGGGAAATGCGCGTCCTTGAGAAGAAGCTATCTTCTGGCGCAGATTATGCCCTGGGGCAAGCCGTCTTCGACCCGCCGCGTATTGATCGCTTTTTAGAAGCGTATGAAAAGACATTCAAGGAAGCGTTTAAGCTGCCCGTGTTGATGGGCGTCATGCCGCTCTACAGCCTCAAACATGCGCACTTCCTGAACAACGAAGTACCCGGTATTGAAATCCCAGAGGCCATCTTCAAACGTCTGGAAGATGCGGGGGATGGCGCGGCAGAAGAAGGGGTCGCCATTGCCGTCGAACTAATGGAGCAAATGCGCGATCGCGTTCAGGGTGCTTATATTATCCCGGCTTATGGGCGCTATAAATTGGCTGCGGAAGTCGTCGCAGCGGTATCGGGCTAA
- a CDS encoding MJ0042-type zinc finger domain-containing protein, with amino-acid sequence MQVVCPECGEQVPAENINIQQMVAVCPTCNAVFKFDLSQIKADHRKVKRPHQLTIHNEGDYLHMAFFTNFRLDKSESFIRSIALSIAFAFSTFATGMTAMEDNLSMAIPALFAVLTLSMVYAVALIVYNKTHIEMDDDVIRVSRRPLPDLSQAHEVSLFGVVAIRCAETKISKKNDYDTPRYRVWAEMADGSKKTIITDLTEDYAYYVARLLDEQLNDGLTSVDLSRLADEQNANQYVEHVEQKSANRQDMSVLLHT; translated from the coding sequence ATGCAAGTGGTCTGTCCTGAATGCGGCGAACAAGTCCCGGCAGAAAATATCAATATTCAGCAGATGGTCGCCGTCTGCCCTACATGTAATGCCGTTTTCAAGTTCGACCTATCACAAATCAAAGCCGATCACCGTAAGGTAAAACGCCCACATCAGTTGACGATCCATAATGAAGGGGATTATCTGCATATGGCGTTCTTTACTAACTTTCGGCTGGATAAGAGCGAATCTTTCATCCGGTCGATTGCGCTGAGCATCGCCTTTGCCTTTAGCACATTCGCCACAGGTATGACGGCCATGGAAGACAATTTATCCATGGCGATACCTGCTCTTTTTGCCGTGTTGACGTTGAGCATGGTTTATGCGGTTGCGCTGATCGTTTACAACAAAACGCATATTGAGATGGACGACGATGTCATCCGCGTCTCGCGCCGCCCCCTACCAGATCTCAGCCAGGCCCACGAGGTCAGCCTCTTTGGTGTGGTCGCCATCCGCTGTGCAGAGACGAAAATCTCTAAGAAGAACGACTATGACACGCCGCGTTACCGTGTCTGGGCAGAGATGGCTGATGGCAGCAAAAAGACCATCATCACGGATCTGACCGAGGATTATGCGTATTACGTCGCCCGCCTCCTGGACGAACAACTCAACGATGGCCTCACGTCGGTCGATTTATCCCGCCTGGCGGATGAGCAGAATGCCAATCAATATGTTGAGCACGTTGAACAAAAAAGCGCAAACAGGCAAGATATGAGTGTTCTGCTGCACACCTGA
- a CDS encoding toll/interleukin-1 receptor domain-containing protein, translated as MKIFISYSRADKALVDDVISRLRQVFPSVDIWWDEELNRNGGADWWKGIVQQIMAADVVLYMMSPTANQSEFCQRELTYALDFDKHIVPLILVETEILSRLSHLHCINLIGGVQNQQGMTYLYATLNDLEKSHLPAPGPTPAEKPTIQIHNENSPDGTYVFGDGNTTTINRHTHNTSKAQRAFYVDEQKKNELRQQQDDMFRQVNQPVFKSIKPLIYGIGAIGVLFGLILLVTGSTSSGIGIAAASILLSGVVNRFS; from the coding sequence ATGAAGATATTTATTAGCTACAGCCGCGCGGATAAAGCGCTGGTTGATGATGTCATTTCGCGACTCCGGCAAGTTTTCCCCAGTGTTGATATTTGGTGGGATGAAGAACTCAACCGTAATGGTGGTGCGGATTGGTGGAAAGGCATTGTTCAGCAGATCATGGCGGCTGACGTCGTTCTCTATATGATGTCCCCCACGGCTAATCAATCTGAATTTTGCCAGCGTGAACTGACTTATGCGCTTGATTTTGACAAGCATATTGTGCCCCTCATCCTTGTCGAAACAGAGATTCTATCTCGGCTATCTCATCTGCATTGCATCAACCTCATAGGGGGCGTGCAAAATCAGCAGGGCATGACCTATCTATATGCAACACTCAATGACCTAGAGAAAAGTCATCTTCCCGCCCCAGGGCCTACCCCAGCCGAAAAGCCAACGATTCAGATTCATAACGAGAACAGCCCCGATGGCACATATGTCTTTGGTGATGGCAATACAACGACGATCAACCGTCATACGCACAACACATCCAAGGCACAAAGGGCCTTTTACGTTGATGAGCAGAAGAAAAATGAGCTTCGCCAACAACAGGACGACATGTTCCGCCAGGTGAACCAGCCTGTTTTCAAGTCTATCAAGCCATTGATCTATGGCATCGGCGCTATCGGCGTTTTATTTGGCCTTATTTTGCTTGTTACGGGCAGCACCTCATCCGGGATCGGTATTGCCGCTGCTTCAATTTTATTGAGTGGCGTTGTCAATCGTTTTTCATAA